A region of Bacillus rossius redtenbacheri isolate Brsri chromosome 2, Brsri_v3, whole genome shotgun sequence DNA encodes the following proteins:
- the LOC134529361 gene encoding myb/SANT-like DNA-binding domain-containing protein 3, giving the protein MASQGCNLSKKQRNKNTSQQEKYILLDLVTEHFNIIENKKTDGVSQQQKMKQWQILADTFNCMSGEHHRTAENLKAVWENLKKHTRKTSADQRVQVLTGTGGGPSKTVSKDPICERVQSLIKPTIDGAKNHFDSDSDAIILPFDASNRPTDEDDSIQLDVGAEVDVSFVETAETVTLPNGDWTHYTPAMLSSPVCSALRHSNNNSAITNTVQTNTTDSCSASSGKAMPPSSRGNASVQSPFTSKRRPTPATKVKEVSAVNAAKIELIELAKKHAIEEKEVMKEIWELRLQQEREKVKQEKLQTELLSLQILKIKKELEHLQ; this is encoded by the exons ATGGCGAGCCAAGGCTGTAATTTGTCAAAgaagcagagaaataaaaatacatcgcAGCAGGAGAAATACATTCTTTTAGATTTAGTAACTGAACATTTCAatatcattgaaaataaaaaaacagatggtGTTTCACAGCAACAAAAAATGAAGCAGTGGCAAATACTTGCAGATACTTTCAATTGTATGTCTGGAGAACATCACAGGACTGCAGAAAATTTAAAAGCGGTGTGGGAGAATCTCAAAAAGCACACGCGAAAGACTTCTGCTGATCAACGAGTTCAAGTATTAACTGGaacag GTGGAGGTCCTTCAAAAACAGTTAGTAAGGATCCCATTTGTGAGAGAGTGCAGAGCCTAATCAAACCGACTATCGATGGTGCCAAGAATCACTTCGATTCAGATTCAGATGCAATAATATTACCATTTGATGCATCAAATAGGCCTACTGATGAGGATGACAGCATTCAACTGGATGTCGGAGCAGAAGTGGATGTTTCTTTCGTGGAGACGGCAGAGACA gTAACTCTTCCAAATGGCGACTGGACGCATTATACTCCAGCCATGCTCAGCAGTCCTGTGTGTTCTGCCCTTCGACACTCCAATAACAACTCGGCTATCACAAACACAGTGCAGACCAATACTACTGATTCATGCAGTGCAAGTAGTGGGAAGGCAATGCCTCCTAGCAGTAGGGGAAATGCTTCAGTGCAATCTCCCTTTACTAGCAAGCGGCGACCAACCCCGGCCACCAAAGTGAAAGAAGTAAGTGCTGTCAATGCAGCAAAAATCGAACTAATtgaacttgcaaaaaaacatgcaATCGAGGAAAAAGAAGTTATGAAAGAAATCTGGGAACTGCGGTTACAACAAGAACGAGAAAAAGTAAAGCAGGAAAAGCTGCAAACTGAACTTTTATCTTtacaaatcttgaaaataaagaaagaactaGAACATTTGCAGTAA